From the genome of Marixanthomonas ophiurae, one region includes:
- a CDS encoding aspartyl protease family protein, producing MFGLLLYANTLVFSQGSFRLPEGDKKDKISFNLVNNLVIIPVEVNGTTLSFLLDTGVKSTIIFSLDKQDSVELKSTKPVNLRGLGEGGVLKGLKSENNVLKIGDAVSEDHTIFVIFESSLNLSSRMGVSINGIVGLDFFKNFIVKTNYRTKKIKFYKPETYSYRKCRRCDIFDLHFYKDKPYIDFVVQLNNAKKQDTVTLLLDSGSSDAMWLFNTKGFLTEAPKNYFEDFLGLGLSGHIYGKRSRLKKVTAGDFELDDVNVAFPNKEATENLELYIERDGSLGGDFLKRFTVTMDYPNKKVMLRRNSNYKDPFNYNMSGLTLEHDGVEIFTKKSNNREVKNFRDEFTNKIDNASFNYFTRTEILLVPRYIVVEIRENSAAEKSGIIKGDEILKINGKPAHEYKLYDLNAMFSSEEGKKIDLEVRRGDRVFKVRFRLEKVL from the coding sequence TTGTTTGGCCTGTTGTTATATGCCAATACACTTGTTTTTTCCCAGGGCTCGTTTCGTCTTCCAGAAGGGGATAAAAAGGATAAAATTTCTTTTAACCTAGTCAATAACTTAGTAATAATACCTGTAGAAGTCAATGGCACAACACTTTCTTTTTTGTTAGATACAGGTGTTAAGTCTACTATTATCTTTAGCTTAGATAAACAAGATTCTGTTGAATTAAAAAGTACAAAACCTGTCAATTTACGGGGGCTAGGTGAAGGAGGAGTTCTTAAGGGGTTGAAAAGTGAGAATAATGTCCTTAAAATTGGAGATGCAGTAAGTGAAGACCATACAATCTTTGTGATTTTTGAAAGTTCCTTGAACTTGTCTTCTAGGATGGGGGTTTCCATAAATGGTATTGTCGGTCTCGATTTCTTTAAAAATTTTATAGTTAAAACCAATTATAGGACCAAAAAAATAAAGTTTTACAAACCGGAAACGTATTCCTACCGAAAATGTCGCAGATGCGATATTTTCGATTTGCATTTTTATAAGGATAAACCTTACATAGATTTTGTTGTACAATTAAATAATGCTAAAAAACAAGATACGGTTACTTTATTATTAGATAGTGGGTCTAGTGATGCCATGTGGTTGTTTAACACAAAGGGGTTTTTAACCGAAGCGCCTAAAAATTATTTTGAAGACTTTCTAGGACTAGGATTAAGTGGTCATATTTATGGCAAAAGATCGAGGTTAAAAAAAGTAACTGCAGGTGACTTTGAACTTGATGATGTAAATGTCGCTTTTCCAAATAAAGAGGCTACAGAAAATTTAGAATTATATATAGAGCGTGATGGCAGTTTGGGGGGTGATTTTTTAAAACGTTTTACCGTAACCATGGATTATCCCAACAAAAAGGTTATGCTTAGGCGAAACAGTAACTACAAAGATCCTTTTAATTACAACATGAGTGGGTTAACACTGGAACATGACGGAGTTGAAATTTTTACAAAAAAAAGTAACAATAGGGAGGTAAAAAACTTCAGAGATGAGTTTACTAATAAAATAGATAATGCATCATTTAATTATTTTACTAGAACCGAAATACTTTTAGTGCCAAGATATATAGTTGTAGAAATACGAGAAAATTCCGCAGCAGAAAAATCGGGAATAATTAAAGGAGATGAAATCTTAAAAATAAACGGAAAACCAGCCCATGAATATAAGTTGTATGATTTAAATGCTATGTTTTCTTCCGAAGAAGGAAAAAAGATTGATTTGGAAGTAAGAAGGGGTGATCGGGTTTTTAAGGTGCGCTTTAGGCTCGAAAAAGTTTTATAA
- a CDS encoding OmpP1/FadL family transporter: MKRSILLLITVIAMTTANGQSIIDGLRYSQENTTGTARFNALSGAFGALGGDLSAIAINPAGGAVFLRNEASISAGVTDTDNETLYFGTLAKSLSSDVNLNQVGGVFVFDNVDENSNWKKFTLGINYNNTQNFDNELYIAGTGNNSISNYFLEQAQGLPLNLLELQGSESISDLYSFLGENQGTRAQNAFLGYQGFIFDPADPNNSNNTQYISNVAPGSFNQEYALVSEGYSGKYTLNLATQYTDDFFFGINLNSHIIDYKQSTFLFEGNNNQGSSVNEIGFENNLSVLGSGFSAQVGAIAKVANNLRLGLTYDTPTWFTISEETTQYLETQRTVDGQTSNAVIDPNVLNIYEDYNLKTPGKVAASAAYIFGKSGLISFDYSYKDYSEITFKPTSDPVFAAENSFIGNTLQGASTFRVGGEYRLSELSLRAGYRYEESPYSNKQIMDDLNGYSLGFGYSFGNYYVDASFVRTEQERQQQLYNVGLTDRALVNTINNNFVFTFGLKL; encoded by the coding sequence ATGAAAAGAAGTATTCTCTTACTCATAACTGTCATTGCTATGACTACAGCTAATGGACAAAGCATTATTGACGGCCTGCGATACAGTCAAGAAAACACAACTGGTACAGCTAGATTTAATGCATTAAGCGGTGCGTTTGGTGCATTAGGTGGTGATTTATCAGCTATTGCAATTAATCCCGCTGGCGGAGCCGTTTTTCTACGAAACGAAGCGAGCATCTCAGCAGGCGTTACAGACACAGACAACGAAACACTCTATTTTGGAACGTTGGCGAAAAGCCTTAGTAGCGATGTAAACCTTAATCAAGTAGGTGGAGTTTTTGTTTTTGACAATGTAGACGAAAATTCAAATTGGAAAAAATTCACTTTGGGAATTAATTACAATAACACTCAAAATTTCGACAATGAATTATATATAGCTGGAACGGGAAACAACTCCATTTCAAACTATTTTTTAGAACAAGCACAAGGCCTTCCTTTAAATTTATTAGAACTTCAAGGGTCTGAAAGTATCTCAGATTTATATAGCTTCCTAGGTGAAAACCAAGGTACCCGTGCTCAAAATGCTTTTTTAGGATATCAAGGCTTTATTTTTGACCCAGCAGATCCTAATAATTCAAATAACACGCAATATATATCAAATGTAGCTCCTGGGAGTTTCAACCAAGAATACGCATTGGTTAGTGAAGGCTATAGCGGGAAATACACCTTAAACCTAGCCACACAATATACAGACGATTTTTTCTTCGGAATAAATCTAAATTCACACATCATAGACTATAAGCAAAGCACTTTTCTTTTTGAAGGCAATAACAACCAAGGTAGCTCCGTAAATGAGATTGGTTTTGAAAACAACCTTTCTGTATTAGGCTCTGGCTTTTCTGCTCAAGTTGGTGCTATTGCTAAAGTTGCCAATAATCTTAGACTTGGCTTAACATACGACACTCCAACGTGGTTTACAATTTCTGAAGAAACCACCCAATATTTAGAAACTCAAAGAACAGTAGATGGTCAAACCAGCAATGCTGTGATAGATCCCAACGTATTAAATATTTATGAAGATTATAATTTAAAAACCCCCGGAAAGGTAGCAGCAAGTGCGGCTTATATTTTCGGAAAAAGTGGATTAATCAGCTTTGATTATTCATATAAAGACTATTCTGAAATTACATTTAAACCTACTTCAGATCCAGTTTTTGCTGCAGAAAACTCTTTTATTGGCAACACACTTCAGGGTGCTTCAACTTTTAGAGTTGGTGGCGAATACCGCTTAAGTGAATTAAGTTTACGAGCAGGGTATCGTTATGAAGAAAGCCCTTATAGCAATAAACAAATTATGGATGATTTAAACGGGTATTCATTAGGTTTCGGGTATTCGTTTGGGAATTATTATGTAGATGCTTCATTCGTTAGAACAGAGCAGGAAAGACAACAACAACTTTATAATGTTGGATTAACAGATCGTGCATTGGTTAATACCATAAACAATAACTTTGTATTTACTTTCGGACTTAAATTATAA